The following nucleotide sequence is from Musa acuminata AAA Group cultivar baxijiao unplaced genomic scaffold, Cavendish_Baxijiao_AAA HiC_scaffold_291, whole genome shotgun sequence.
ATTCTACTGAAAACGAATCCGAATAATTCATTGGGTGGGATGGCGGAACGAACcgagaaaaaatttatttattctgaGAAGTCATGGGTTGACCTAGGAATAAAACAGTAAAGAGTAAATATTCGCCCGCGAAACCTTTATTTATTGAGATTACATTACAATATTTTGGCATcatttgataagggtaaaaataaggatcaaggatcgttataaaataaaaagcattatctataatttatatctataaatatgcATAACATAAATATTCTAGCTGTATATCCTGTATATACATCTTCCTGTATAACAAAACAAATTCAATATTAATAAATGTCTTAGTGTATTAGTTTATTAAATACATGCGTATCTgtaatattattgaatcctttcattCGCGAGGAGCTGGATGAGAAGAAACTCTCATGTCCGGTTCTGTAGTAGAGATGGAATTAAGAAACGACCATCAACTATAACCCCAAAAGAACCAGATTTCGTAAACAACATAGAGGAAGAATGAAGGGAATATCTTGTCGGGGCAATCGTATTTGTTTCGGCAGATACGCTCTTCAGGCACTTGAACCCGCTTGGATCACAGCTAGACAAATAGAAGCGGGGCGAAGAGCAATGACACGATATGCGCGTCGTGGTGGAAAAATATGGTTACGTATATTTCCCGACAAACCTGTTACAGTAAGACCTGCGGAAACACGTATGGGTTCGGGGAAGGGATCCCCCGAATATTGGGTATCCGTTGTTAAACCAGGTCGAATACTTTATGAAATGGGCGGAGTATCAGAAGCTGTAGCCAAAGCAGCTATTTCACTAGCTGCGTCCAAAATGCCTATACGAACTCAATTTGTCAGGATAGGTATGTAGAACTAAACAGTGTATTGAGGATGAAAAAACAACGGCAAGTTTATTTATTTCTGGACAGagaatatttcttttttccttcatccTTTGCATTAAAATAACGGATTCCAATAAAATGATATGATTCAACCTCAGACCCTTTTGAATGTAGCGGATAACAGCGGAGCTCGAGAATTGATGTGTATTCGAATCATAGGAGCTGGTAATCATCGATATGCTCATATTGGTGACGTTATTGTTGCTGTAATCAAAGAAGCAGTGCCTAATATGCCACTAGAAAGATCGGAAATAATTAGAGCTGTAATTGTACGTACTTGTAAAGAACTCAAACGTGACAACGGTATGATAATACGATATGATGACAATGCTGCGGTTGTCATTGATCAAGAAGGAAATCCAAAAGGAACTCGAGTTTTTGGTGCGATCGCTCGGGAATTGAGACAGTTGAATTTTACTAAAATAGTTTCATTGGCTCCCGAGGTATTATAAATACTACTAGATGGGACTATGATATATCAGAACATCTAAAATAGATCAAATTTAGTAGATTAGTAGATTGTGTCTCACGCAtatacttttaataataaataattttataataataaaaaaaaaaaaaaaagaaagaaaataaaacaaagaaaaaaaggaaacatgtTGATTATATCAAAATTAGGAGGCACCAATAATTATAGTTCGTCATGGGTAAGGACACTATTGCCGATATAATAACTTCTATAAGAAATGCTGACATGAATAAAAAAGGAACGGTTCGAATAGCATCTACTAATATCACCGAAAATATTGTGAAAATACTTCTACGAGAAGGTTTTATTGAAAACGTTCGGAAACATCAGGAAGGTAACaaatatttcttggtttcaactCTGCGACATAGAAAGACTAGGAAAAGAATACACAGAACTATTTTAAAGCGTATCAGCCGACCCGGTTTACGCATTTATTCCGACTATCAACAAATTCCTAAGATTTTAGGTGGAATAGGAATTGTAATTCTTTCTACTTCCCGAGGTATAATGACAGATCGAGAAGCTCGACGAGAAAAAATTGGAGGCGAACTTTTGTTATATATGGTGATCCTCCTCCTCTGGTATCCTAATTTTCTCTCTAACTTCCTATTTGTGAAATAGAGAGGAAAAGTGAGTTATATAACTCTTCCTCCATTAGTTGATACTTCAAGGAAGTTACCTGGAATGAAAGAacaaaaatttattcatgaaggTTTAATTACTGAATCACTTCCCAACGGTATGTTTCGGGTCCGCCTAGATAATAAAGATGTAATTCTAGGTTATGTTTCGGGAAGGATCCGGCGCAGTTTTATACGGATACTACCTGGGGATAGAGTCAAAATTGAAGTAAGTTGTTATGATTCAACCAGGGGACGTATAATTTATAGACTTCGCAACAAAGATTCGAATGATTAGGTGATTTTTAAAGCATTCCTTTCATGACGATACAAttcgaagttaaaaaaaaaaattcaagagacttattttcttccaaggaatagattaaaaattaaggtaaggaataagaaatatgaaaataagggCTTCCGTTCGTAAAATTTGTGAAAAATGTCGACTGATCCGTAGGCGCGGACGAATTATAGTGATTTGTTCCAATCCGAGACATAAACAGAGACAGGGATAATCTTTCTAAAAAAGAACTTTCtaaagaaaagacaaaaataaaggatttcttttaatatgaaatgGATATTTCCGTATCTTTTCTTTCCGTATATTTCTGACTTATATTTATAAGATGATAAAATATGACAAAAGCTATACCAAGAATCGGTTCACGTAGGAATGGGCGTATTGGTTCACGTAAGAATGGACGTAGAATACCAAAAGGAATTATTCACGttcaagcaagtttcaacaaTACCATTGTAACTGTTACAGATGTACGAGGTCGGGTGGTTTCCTGGGCCTCCGCTGGTACTTCCGGATTCAAAGGGACAAGAAGAGGGACACCCTATGCTGCTCAAGCGGCGGCATTAAATGCTATTCGTACAGTAGTTAATCAGGGTATGCAACGAGCAGAAGTTATGATAAAAGGTCCTGGTCTCGGAAGAGATGCAGCATTACGAGCCATTCGTAGAAGTGGTATACTATTAAGTTTCGTACGTGATGTAACACCTATGCCACATAATGGATGTCGACCCCCTAAAAAAAGACGtgtgtagaaataagaaaaaaacggatttcaagagaaataaataattcaatgatctgatcaaataatagtattagtatagtaTGGTTCGAGAGGAAGTAGCAGGATCCACTCGAACACTACAGTGGAGGTGTGTTGAATCGAGAGTAGACAGTAAACGTCTTTATTATGGTCGTTTCGTTCTGTCCCCGCTTATGAAAGGTCAAGCCGATACTATAGGTATTGCCATGCGAAGGGCTTTACTTGGAGAAATAGAAGGAACATGTATCACACGTGCAAACTCTGAGAAAGTGCCGCATGAATATTCTACGATAATAGGTATTGAAGAATCGGTACatgaaattttactaaatttgaaagaaattgtATTGAGAAGTAATATATATGGAGTTAGAGACGCATCCATTTGCGCCAGGGGCCCTAAATACGTAACCGCTCAAGATATCATCTCACCACCTTCCGTGGAAATAGTTGACACAACACAACATATAGCTAACCTGACGGAACCAATTGATTTGTGTATTGGATTACAAATCAGGCGAGATCGTGGATATCGTACGAAACCAACAACTAACTCTCAAAATGGAAGTTATCCTATAGATGCTGTATCTATGCCTGTTCGAAATGCGAATCATAGTATTCATTCTTATGGGAATGGGAATGAAAAACAAGAGATACTTTTTCTAGAAATATGGACGAATGGAAGTTTAACTCCTAAGGAAGCACTTTATGAAGCTTCTcgtaatttaattgatttatttattccttttctacatgcggaggaagaggacattaatttcaaagaaaataaaaacaggtttactctacccatttttacctttcaagatagattaactaatctaaagaaaaacaaaaaagaaattccattgaaatgtatttttattgaccaatcagaattaccttccaggacctataattgtctcaaaaggtccaatatacacacattattggaccttttgaataagagtcaagaagatcttatgagaattgaatattttcgcatagaagatgtaaaagagatatcggacactctacaaaagcatttcgcaattgatttacctaagaatcaatttttattttaaatccatgataattatttcatcttctttttctaataaaaatagaaagaaaaatttataaagaaaaagaagaaaatttgtttttaatctttttggcacAATCCGTATTTTCGTGGaatgatcataatcaaattaatgtatctaagaatagtgactttgaagtcactattcttagatacattaatcatggtatttcacggttgaatcaatttaaaaaagACCTAAAGTTAGCGATTTATCAATAGGTAATGTTGCTCCAATACCTAACCAAAGAGCTACTGCGGTACCGATCAAAAAGACTGTTGTAGCTACTGGACGACGAAATGGATTTTGGAATTTATTAACATTCTCCAAAAAAGGTACTGTCAATAATCCCGTTGGTACTGAAACCATTAAAAGAacacctaataacttattgggtACTGTGCGGAGTATTTGAAATACGGGAAAGAAGTACCATtcgggtaatatttccaaaggagtTGCAAATGGATCCGCCGGTTCACCAATCATTGACGGTTCTAGAACTGCCAAGCCTACATTACATGCAATAGTACCTAGAATTACTactggaaaaatatataaaagatcattgggccatgcgggttctccataataattatgccccATCCCTTTAGCCAATTTA
It contains:
- the LOC135657680 gene encoding cytochrome b6-f complex subunit 4, which encodes MSGSFGGWIHKNSPIPITKKPDLNDPVLRAKLAKGMGHNYYGEPAWPNDLLYIFPVVILGTIACNVGLAVLEPSMIGEPADPFATPLEILPEWYFFPVFQILRTVPNKLLGVLLMVSVPTGLLTVPFLENVNKFQNPFRRPVATTVFLIGTAVALWLGIGATLPIDKSLTLGLF